In Coriobacteriia bacterium, a single window of DNA contains:
- a CDS encoding HigA family addiction module antidote protein: protein MMSTALAPVTPGELLLEEFLLPMGITKYRLAKEIGVPAQRIGDIVAGKRSITADTDLRLGRFFGLSDGYWLRAQVAYDTEVAHERLAPELEKIRPWSGSAA, encoded by the coding sequence ATGATGAGCACAGCACTGGCACCCGTGACACCCGGCGAACTCCTTCTTGAAGAGTTCCTGTTGCCCATGGGTATCACGAAGTATCGGCTCGCCAAGGAGATTGGCGTCCCAGCGCAGCGCATCGGCGATATCGTGGCCGGCAAGAGGTCGATCACCGCTGACACCGACTTGCGGCTCGGCCGCTTCTTCGGGCTCTCGGACGGGTACTGGCTTCGCGCCCAGGTAGCGTATGACACCGAGGTTGCGCACGAGCGACTGGCCCCGGAGCTTGAGAAGATCAGGCCCTGGTCCGGCTCGGCTGCGTAA
- a CDS encoding type II toxin-antitoxin system RelE/ParE family toxin — MIVSFGDRATEDLYHNRPTSRARRFPQEVVGLALVKLDMLNGSAAVLDLRSPPGNRLEALKGDLKGFYSIRVNDQWRLVFRWEGNNALDVRLMDYHK, encoded by the coding sequence ATGATCGTCTCGTTCGGTGACCGCGCGACAGAGGACCTTTACCACAACCGGCCGACCAGCCGGGCGCGCCGGTTTCCGCAAGAGGTCGTCGGTCTGGCGTTGGTCAAGCTCGATATGCTCAACGGCTCCGCGGCGGTCCTCGACCTTCGCTCGCCACCAGGCAATCGGCTCGAGGCACTTAAGGGCGACCTGAAGGGCTTCTACTCGATTCGGGTTAACGACCAGTGGCGGCTCGTCTTCCGCTGGGAGGGCAACAACGCCCTTGATGTACGACTGATGGACTATCACAAGTAG
- a CDS encoding excinuclease ABC subunit A, protein MIRSFRDKDTATLAGGTRVKRFVAFESVARRKLRQLEIAGCIDDLRVPPGNRLEALKGKRVGQHSIRINDQYRVCFRWADGGAEDVEIVDYH, encoded by the coding sequence ATGATCCGTTCATTCCGCGACAAGGACACTGCGACTCTGGCGGGCGGCACGCGCGTCAAACGCTTCGTCGCGTTCGAATCGGTGGCTCGGCGCAAGCTCAGGCAGCTGGAGATCGCCGGATGCATCGACGACCTCAGGGTCCCACCGGGCAATCGGCTCGAGGCACTCAAGGGGAAACGCGTGGGTCAACACAGCATCCGTATCAACGACCAGTATCGCGTGTGTTTCCGCTGGGCAGATGGCGGCGCGGAAGATGTCGAGATCGTGGACTACCACTAG
- a CDS encoding Txe/YoeB family addiction module toxin: MSWHLVYTKAALKDAKLLAAAGLKAKAQSLLGVLEEDPFRSPPPFEKLVGDLSGSYSRRINIQHRLVYQVLDDEHAVKILRMWSHYG; encoded by the coding sequence GTGAGCTGGCACCTCGTCTACACGAAAGCCGCGCTAAAGGACGCCAAGCTCCTGGCAGCTGCCGGCCTGAAGGCCAAGGCGCAGTCCCTTCTCGGCGTACTTGAAGAGGATCCGTTCCGCTCACCGCCGCCGTTTGAGAAGCTCGTCGGCGACCTAAGCGGCTCATACTCGCGACGCATCAACATCCAGCACCGGCTCGTCTACCAGGTCCTCGATGATGAGCACGCAGTGAAGATTCTGCGCATGTGGAGTCACTACGGGTAG
- a CDS encoding type II toxin-antitoxin system Phd/YefM family antitoxin → MTSITATEARKSLYKLIDDVSDSHEPVQITGKRGSAMLVSEDDWRAVQETLYLVSIPGMRESILEGMATPVAELEDELDW, encoded by the coding sequence ATGACCAGCATCACAGCCACTGAGGCTCGCAAGTCCCTCTACAAGCTAATCGACGACGTGTCCGACTCGCACGAGCCCGTTCAGATCACCGGCAAGCGCGGCAGCGCCATGCTCGTGTCGGAGGATGACTGGCGCGCAGTGCAGGAGACGCTCTATCTCGTCTCGATTCCGGGCATGCGTGAGTCGATCCTCGAGGGCATGGCCACGCCGGTCGCTGAGCTCGAAGACGAGCTCGACTGGTGA
- a CDS encoding HigA family addiction module antidote protein, with protein MIPENRIPTHPGVILGQEFLGPLGISQVAFAAHLGVPVQRINELIRGKRGITPETAWLLASALNTTPEFWINLQTAYDLARSRPAEPVERLAAVG; from the coding sequence ATGATTCCGGAGAACCGCATCCCCACACATCCCGGCGTGATCCTAGGCCAGGAGTTCCTCGGCCCGCTCGGCATCTCCCAAGTGGCTTTCGCGGCACACCTCGGTGTTCCGGTGCAGCGGATCAATGAGCTCATCCGCGGCAAGCGGGGCATCACTCCTGAGACCGCATGGCTGCTCGCTTCGGCGCTCAACACCACGCCGGAGTTTTGGATCAACCTGCAGACGGCCTACGACTTGGCTCGGAGCCGGCCCGCTGAACCGGTTGAGCGGCTTGCCGCGGTAGGCTGA